CGATGTCCGCCGAGCCGGTTACGGTTCCCTTGGACGAGGTGGCGGCTGTGGTGGCGTCGCACCGGCAGGTCGTCTTCACGCAGCCTGCGCTGGCGGGGATCGCCTCGCATGGCGGGGCGGTCGTCGTGTGCGACGGCAAGATGATGCCGGTCGGCATGATGCTGCCCATCGAACAGCATCATCTCCAGGCCGAACGGTTCGTCAAGCAAGCCGAAGCGGCGCTTCCCGTCAAGAAACAGATCTGGCGTCAGATTGTCCAGGCGAAAGTCGCCGCGCAGGGGCGCACGCTCCTCGACTTCCGCAAGAGCGATTTCGGATTTTTCGAGATGGCCAAACGCGTCAAGTCGGGCGACACGGACAATATCGAAGCCCAAGCCGCGCGGCGATACTGGCCGCTGTTGTTCGACGATCCGGCTTTCAAGCGTGAACGGGAAGCGCCGGACCAGAACCGTTTTCTCAACTATGGCTACACCGTCCTGCGCGCGATGGTCGCCCGCGCGATTTGCGCCACCGGCCTCCATCCATCCCTTGGCGTCCATCATCACAACCGCTACGACGCCTTCTGTCTCGCCGACGACCTTATGGAACCCTTCCGGCCCGTCGTGGACCGCGCCGTCGTCCATATCGTCTATTCGCGCGGCAAGGAAGCGCCCATGGACAAGGAAACCAAGGCCGCACTAATCGGCGCGGTGACCGGGCGCTATCGGCTCGATGGTGAGTCTCGCACCCTGTTCGATATTCTTACCCGCACCGCCGCGTCGCTGGCGAAAATCTTTACCGGCGAAGGCAA
This is a stretch of genomic DNA from Candidatus Hydrogenedentota bacterium. It encodes these proteins:
- the cas1 gene encoding type II CRISPR-associated endonuclease Cas1; this translates as MIERIIDLSTDAVRLSVNMERLLIERHNSDSITMSAEPVTVPLDEVAAVVASHRQVVFTQPALAGIASHGGAVVVCDGKMMPVGMMLPIEQHHLQAERFVKQAEAALPVKKQIWRQIVQAKVAAQGRTLLDFRKSDFGFFEMAKRVKSGDTDNIEAQAARRYWPLLFDDPAFKREREAPDQNRFLNYGYTVLRAMVARAICATGLHPSLGVHHHNRYDAFCLADDLMEPFRPVVDRAVVHIVYSRGKEAPMDKETKAALIGAVTGRYRLDGESRTLFDILTRTAASLAKIFTGEGKELALPEI